A single region of the Streptomyces sp. AM 4-1-1 genome encodes:
- a CDS encoding right-handed parallel beta-helix repeat-containing protein: MAQGTVQVTHTGTSRWRRRTGEYASLTAALEAAADGDVLTVAPGTYRENLVVHRAVTLRGPEGSVGSVRIAPADGVPLTVRASAVVQDLHVEGQDSAAPALLIEDGAAELSDLRIVTRSAAGIEVRGAARPTVRRCTVDNPAGVGIAVLDGAGGVFEECEVVSAGQSGVSVRDGAHPRLDRCRIHHASGAGLSVTGEGSGLEAVGCEMYEIKGSGVHVTARASAHLTDCTVHRTSADGITLDTDAVLTLADCDIHDIPENAVDLRSRSVLTLTRSTVRRFGRNGLSVWDPGTRVDADQCEIHDSTGDYPAVWVSDGATAVLDSCRVHDVPDAIFVLDRGSRADVVDSDLSQIRNTAVSVSDGATAQLDDCRIREASTGAWFRDHGSGGTLNNCTIDSAQTGVIVTKGADPTIERCTVISPAEAGFYVSAEGRGTFHGCRVTGSEGYGFHVLDGCRTTLTRCRTERCARGGYEFADAGPHTDGHGGGPVVEDCTSDESGLRATPAPAPTVLTATESAPRPLGAAPDGRTAEAAPVFDAPAEPARGPADVLAELDTLVGLDSVKREVRALTDMIEVGRRRQLAGLKAASVRRHLVFTGSPGTGKTTVARLYGEILASLGVLERGHLVEVSRVDLVGEHIGSTAIRTQEAFDRARGGVLFVDEAYALSPEDSGRDFGREAIDTLVKLMEDHREAVVVIVAGYTHEMERFLTVNPGVASRFSRTITFSDYLPEELLRIVEQQAEEHEYSLAAGTGKALLTYFTALPKGPAFGNGRTARQTFESMVERHAGRVAQLAETSTDDLTLLYPEDLPELP, encoded by the coding sequence ATGGCACAGGGCACGGTCCAGGTGACGCACACCGGCACATCGCGGTGGCGGCGCCGCACGGGCGAGTACGCCTCCCTCACCGCCGCCCTGGAGGCCGCGGCGGACGGTGACGTGCTCACCGTCGCACCCGGCACCTACCGGGAGAACCTCGTCGTCCACCGCGCGGTGACCCTGCGCGGCCCGGAGGGCTCGGTCGGTTCCGTGCGCATAGCGCCGGCCGACGGTGTTCCGCTGACCGTCCGCGCCTCCGCCGTCGTCCAGGACCTCCATGTGGAGGGCCAGGACTCCGCCGCCCCGGCCCTGCTCATAGAGGACGGCGCCGCCGAACTCTCCGACCTGCGGATCGTGACCCGCTCCGCCGCCGGGATAGAGGTGCGCGGCGCGGCCAGGCCCACCGTGCGCCGCTGCACCGTGGACAACCCGGCCGGGGTGGGCATCGCCGTACTCGACGGCGCGGGCGGCGTGTTCGAGGAGTGCGAGGTCGTCTCGGCGGGGCAGTCGGGCGTCTCGGTACGCGACGGCGCGCATCCGCGCCTGGACCGCTGCCGCATCCACCACGCCTCCGGCGCGGGGCTGAGCGTCACCGGTGAGGGCAGCGGTCTGGAGGCGGTCGGCTGCGAGATGTACGAGATCAAGGGCAGCGGCGTCCATGTCACCGCGCGGGCCAGTGCCCACCTCACCGACTGCACCGTGCACCGCACTTCGGCGGACGGGATAACCCTCGACACCGACGCGGTGCTGACGCTCGCCGACTGCGACATCCACGACATCCCGGAGAACGCGGTGGATCTGCGGTCCCGTTCGGTGCTCACCCTGACCCGGTCCACGGTGCGCAGGTTCGGCCGCAACGGGCTCTCGGTGTGGGACCCGGGCACCCGGGTCGACGCCGACCAGTGCGAGATACACGACAGCACGGGCGACTACCCGGCGGTCTGGGTCAGCGACGGGGCGACCGCCGTCCTCGACTCCTGCCGGGTGCACGACGTCCCGGACGCCATCTTCGTGCTCGACCGCGGCTCGCGCGCCGATGTGGTGGACAGCGATCTCTCCCAGATCCGCAACACGGCGGTGTCGGTGAGCGACGGTGCGACCGCCCAGCTCGACGACTGCCGCATCCGTGAGGCGTCCACCGGCGCCTGGTTCCGCGACCACGGCAGCGGCGGCACGCTCAACAACTGCACCATCGACTCGGCGCAGACCGGGGTCATCGTCACCAAGGGCGCCGATCCGACGATCGAGCGGTGCACCGTCATCTCCCCCGCCGAAGCCGGTTTCTACGTCTCCGCGGAGGGCCGGGGCACGTTCCACGGCTGTCGCGTCACCGGCAGCGAGGGGTACGGCTTCCACGTGCTGGACGGCTGCCGCACCACGCTGACCCGTTGCCGCACGGAACGGTGCGCCCGCGGCGGGTACGAGTTCGCGGACGCGGGCCCGCACACCGACGGCCACGGCGGCGGCCCGGTCGTCGAGGACTGCACCAGCGACGAGAGCGGGCTGCGCGCCACCCCCGCGCCCGCGCCGACGGTGCTCACCGCCACCGAGTCCGCGCCGAGGCCGCTCGGCGCGGCCCCCGATGGCCGTACCGCCGAAGCCGCTCCGGTGTTCGACGCTCCCGCCGAGCCGGCCCGCGGTCCGGCCGACGTGCTCGCCGAACTCGACACGCTGGTCGGCCTGGACAGTGTCAAGCGCGAGGTGCGCGCCCTCACCGACATGATCGAGGTCGGCCGCCGCAGACAACTCGCGGGGCTGAAGGCCGCGTCGGTCCGCCGCCATCTGGTGTTCACCGGCTCCCCCGGCACCGGGAAGACGACGGTGGCCCGGCTGTACGGCGAGATCCTGGCCTCGCTCGGTGTGCTGGAGCGCGGACACCTCGTCGAGGTGTCCAGGGTCGACCTCGTCGGTGAACACATCGGCTCCACCGCCATCCGCACCCAGGAGGCGTTCGACCGGGCGCGCGGCGGGGTGCTGTTCGTCGACGAGGCGTACGCCCTGTCGCCGGAGGACTCCGGGCGTGACTTCGGCCGGGAGGCCATCGACACGCTGGTGAAGCTGATGGAGGACCACCGGGAGGCGGTGGTGGTGATCGTGGCCGGGTACACCCACGAGATGGAGCGGTTCCTGACCGTCAACCCCGGTGTGGCGTCCCGGTTCTCACGGACCATCACCTTCAGCGACTACCTTCCCGAGGAGTTGCTGCGCATCGTGGAACAGCAGGCCGAGGAACACGAGTACAGCCTGGCGGCCGGGACCGGGAAGGCCCTGCTCACGTATTTCACGGCGCTTCCCAAGGGCCCCGCCTTCGGCAACGGGCGCACGGCCCGGCAGACCTTCGAGTCGATGGTGGAACGGCACGCGGGGCGGGTCGCCCAGCTGGCCGAGACCAGCACGGACGATCTCACCCTGCTCTATCCGGAGGATCTGCCGGAGCTTCCCTGA
- a CDS encoding DeoR/GlpR family DNA-binding transcription regulator, whose amino-acid sequence MTENQNLLAEQRRALILDEVRRRGGVRVNELTRKLNVSDMTVRRDLDALARQGVVEKVHGGAVPVVEASTHEPGFEAKSTLELTAKEEIARAAAAMAVPGSAIALSGGTTTYALARHLLDVPDLTVVTNSVRVADVFHTAQRSRSAGGARSGAATVVLTGGVRTPSDSLVGPVADQAIGSLHFDVLFLGVHGISAEAGLSTPNLAEAETNRRFVRSARRVVVVADHTKWGTVGLSSFATLGQVDTFVTDAGLSAGAREEIEEWLPGLVVAGGGAHDESAEN is encoded by the coding sequence TTGACCGAGAATCAGAATCTCCTCGCGGAACAGCGTCGTGCTCTGATCCTCGACGAGGTGCGCAGGCGTGGCGGGGTACGGGTCAACGAGCTGACCCGGAAGTTGAACGTCTCCGACATGACCGTCCGCCGGGACCTGGACGCGCTGGCCCGGCAGGGTGTCGTGGAGAAGGTGCACGGCGGCGCCGTGCCGGTGGTCGAGGCCAGTACGCACGAGCCGGGGTTCGAGGCCAAGTCGACGCTGGAGCTGACCGCCAAGGAGGAGATCGCGCGGGCGGCGGCGGCGATGGCGGTGCCGGGCAGCGCGATCGCCCTGTCCGGGGGCACCACGACGTACGCGCTGGCCCGGCACCTGCTGGACGTGCCGGATCTGACGGTGGTGACGAACTCGGTGCGGGTCGCCGACGTGTTCCACACCGCGCAGCGTTCGCGGTCGGCGGGCGGGGCGAGATCGGGGGCCGCGACGGTGGTGCTGACCGGTGGGGTGCGCACACCGTCCGACTCGCTCGTGGGTCCGGTCGCCGATCAGGCGATCGGTTCACTCCACTTCGACGTGCTGTTCCTCGGTGTGCACGGCATCTCGGCCGAGGCGGGCCTGTCCACACCGAATCTCGCGGAGGCGGAGACCAATCGCCGTTTCGTCCGGTCGGCGCGGCGGGTGGTGGTGGTCGCGGATCACACCAAGTGGGGGACGGTGGGCCTGAGTTCGTTCGCGACGCTGGGGCAGGTGGACACCTTCGTCACCGACGCGGGTCTGTCGGCCGGGGCACGCGAGGAGATCGAGGAGTGGCTGCCCGGTCTGGTGGTCGCGGGCGGCGGCGCGCACGACGAGTCCGCCGAGAACTGA
- a CDS encoding SRPBCC family protein, with translation MAVFRIERFTALSVTDAWHRVTDWERHATRVPLTSITVTTAPPTRTGTVFVARTGIGPLGFDDPMEVVRWTPPSVGRAGLCRLEKRGRVVRGRASIDVYPTESGAHVVWVEELRVRRLPRWGDPLLATAGRKVFGRVLDDLLAWPAHRFA, from the coding sequence GTGGCCGTCTTCCGGATCGAGCGTTTCACCGCCCTGTCCGTCACCGACGCATGGCACCGGGTGACGGACTGGGAGCGGCACGCCACGCGGGTGCCACTGACGTCGATCACCGTCACGACGGCCCCGCCCACGCGGACCGGGACCGTCTTCGTGGCCCGCACCGGTATAGGTCCGCTGGGGTTCGACGACCCGATGGAAGTGGTGCGGTGGACACCCCCGTCGGTGGGCCGGGCGGGGCTGTGCCGGCTGGAGAAGCGCGGCCGGGTGGTGCGCGGGCGGGCGTCGATCGACGTGTACCCGACGGAGTCCGGAGCGCATGTGGTGTGGGTGGAGGAGCTGCGGGTGCGCCGGCTGCCGCGATGGGGTGATCCGTTGCTGGCGACGGCGGGCCGGAAGGTCTTCGGACGGGTGCTCGACGATCTGCTCGCGTGGCCCGCGCATCGGTTCGCGTGA
- a CDS encoding PLP-dependent cysteine synthase family protein: METGEDRRVGGAAATVDVDRSDPEYRAWLKESVRRVQADANRSADTHLLRFPLPEQWNIDLYLKDESTHPTGSLKHRLARSLFLYGLCNGWIRPGKPVIEASSGSTAVSEAYFAKLIGVPFIAVMPRTTSPEKCRLIEFHGGRCHFVDDARKIYQESAALAADSGGHYMDQFTYAERATDWRGNNNIAESIYQQLRLERYPEPTWIVATAGTGGTSATIARYVRYTQHDTRICVPDPENSCFFDGWTRHDPLATSDRGSRIEGIGRPRMEPSFVPGAIDRMMKVPDGASVAAVRALERSIGRKAGGSTGTGLWSAFKLIAEMLRQGHGGSVVTLICDPGDRYLDKYYSDGWLAEQSLDITPYTATINQFLATGEWTG, encoded by the coding sequence ATGGAAACCGGTGAGGACAGGCGTGTCGGCGGGGCGGCGGCGACGGTCGACGTCGATCGCAGCGACCCGGAGTACCGCGCCTGGCTGAAGGAATCCGTACGGAGGGTCCAGGCGGACGCCAACCGCTCCGCCGACACCCACCTGCTGCGCTTCCCGCTGCCCGAACAGTGGAACATCGACCTCTACCTCAAGGACGAGTCGACGCACCCCACCGGCAGCCTCAAGCACCGGCTGGCCCGTTCGCTCTTCCTCTACGGGCTCTGCAACGGCTGGATCCGGCCGGGCAAGCCGGTGATCGAGGCGTCCAGCGGCTCCACGGCCGTCTCGGAGGCGTACTTCGCGAAGCTGATCGGCGTGCCGTTCATCGCCGTCATGCCACGCACCACCAGCCCGGAGAAGTGCCGGCTGATCGAATTCCACGGCGGACGCTGTCATTTCGTGGACGACGCGCGGAAGATCTACCAGGAGTCGGCGGCTCTCGCCGCGGACAGCGGCGGTCACTACATGGACCAGTTCACCTACGCGGAACGGGCCACGGACTGGCGCGGCAACAACAACATCGCGGAGTCCATCTACCAGCAGTTGAGGCTGGAGCGCTACCCCGAGCCCACCTGGATCGTCGCCACCGCGGGGACGGGCGGCACCTCTGCGACCATCGCCCGCTACGTGCGCTACACGCAGCACGACACCCGGATCTGTGTGCCCGATCCGGAGAACTCCTGTTTCTTCGACGGCTGGACCCGCCACGACCCGCTCGCCACCAGCGACCGGGGCTCCCGTATCGAGGGGATCGGACGGCCCCGGATGGAGCCCAGCTTCGTACCCGGCGCCATCGACCGGATGATGAAGGTGCCCGACGGGGCCAGCGTCGCCGCCGTACGGGCCCTGGAGCGGTCCATCGGGCGCAAGGCGGGCGGCTCCACCGGCACCGGGCTGTGGAGCGCGTTCAAGCTGATCGCCGAGATGCTGCGGCAGGGCCACGGCGGCAGCGTCGTCACCCTGATCTGCGACCCGGGCGACCGCTACCTCGACAAGTACTACTCCGACGGGTGGCTGGCGGAACAGAGCCTGGACATCACCCCGTACACCGCCACGATCAACCAGTTCCTCGCGACCGGGGAGTGGACGGGCTGA
- a CDS encoding ATP-binding protein, which produces MISEPSRHCTVELQALPSRIGQVRRIISAHLRYWHLDLLIDPAALGVTELLTNVHRHARPDKTCTVDVELLLDRLTVSVHDRDPRLPTLRDADASSTSGRGLALIAAVSESWGVRPDGRTGKAVWFTLPASYSGILTPHPVYGATTEGPFGGEASGHARGETGASARSAVVG; this is translated from the coding sequence GTGATCAGCGAGCCAAGCAGGCACTGCACGGTGGAGCTCCAGGCCCTGCCGTCGCGGATCGGTCAGGTCCGCAGGATCATCTCGGCGCACCTGCGCTACTGGCATCTCGATCTTCTGATCGATCCGGCCGCGCTCGGCGTCACCGAACTCCTGACCAATGTCCACCGGCACGCCCGGCCGGACAAGACGTGCACCGTCGACGTCGAGCTGCTGCTCGACCGGCTGACGGTCTCCGTCCACGACCGCGACCCACGGCTGCCGACCCTGCGGGACGCCGACGCGTCCAGCACGTCGGGGCGCGGGCTCGCCCTCATCGCCGCCGTCAGCGAGAGCTGGGGGGTGCGCCCCGACGGCCGTACCGGCAAGGCCGTGTGGTTCACCCTCCCCGCCTCGTACAGCGGGATACTGACGCCGCATCCGGTGTACGGCGCGACGACCGAGGGCCCCTTCGGCGGTGAGGCGTCCGGGCACGCGCGAGGGGAGACAGGGGCTTCGGCCCGGTCGGCCGTGGTCGGCTGA
- a CDS encoding TetR/AcrR family transcriptional regulator, which yields MSTPDRLIEATRELLWERGYVGTSPKAIQQHAGVGQGSMYHHFPGKSGLALAAIRRTADELRAAADRSLDGPGTAYERIAAYLLREREVLRGCPVGRLTMDPDVMASDELRAPVEETIGRLRSRLTEIVREGVDRGEFDRAVVPGEVASTIVATVQGGYVLARASGSTAAFDAGVRGLLSLLAPRGAGRCAPAGATPSV from the coding sequence ATGAGCACCCCTGACCGTCTGATCGAGGCCACCCGGGAACTCCTCTGGGAGCGTGGCTACGTGGGCACGAGTCCCAAGGCCATCCAGCAGCACGCGGGCGTGGGCCAGGGCAGCATGTACCACCACTTCCCCGGCAAGTCCGGCCTGGCCCTCGCGGCCATCCGCCGCACGGCCGACGAACTGCGCGCCGCCGCCGACCGGTCGCTGGACGGTCCCGGGACGGCCTACGAGCGGATCGCGGCGTATCTGCTGCGCGAGCGTGAGGTGTTGCGGGGCTGTCCGGTCGGCCGGCTGACCATGGACCCGGATGTCATGGCCAGCGACGAGTTGCGCGCTCCGGTGGAGGAGACGATCGGCCGACTGCGCTCGCGGCTCACGGAGATCGTCCGGGAGGGCGTGGACCGGGGCGAGTTCGACCGGGCCGTGGTGCCCGGGGAGGTCGCGTCGACGATCGTCGCGACGGTGCAGGGCGGCTATGTGCTGGCCCGCGCGTCGGGCTCGACGGCCGCGTTCGACGCGGGCGTCCGAGGGCTGCTCTCCCTGCTCGCCCCCCGTGGCGCCGGCCGGTGCGCACCGGCCGGCGCCACGCCGTCCGTCTGA
- a CDS encoding DUF4865 family protein, which translates to MHAMQYDITLPADYDMEIIRKRVATRGHLLDGFPGLGLKAYLIRERGALSPVAQYAPFYLWTAPEGMNSFLWGPGFQGIVDDFGRPEVRHWTGLAYEEGPASVARTAVRDILRLPPSAGLPELMDEAVRETERLAGLDGAVCAALAVDPRHWELVRFSLWDHESPTAPGDRFEVLRLCAPHRAELPRGRQW; encoded by the coding sequence GTGCACGCCATGCAGTACGACATCACTCTTCCCGCCGACTACGACATGGAGATCATCCGCAAGCGCGTCGCGACCAGGGGCCATCTCCTCGACGGCTTCCCGGGCCTCGGCCTCAAGGCGTATCTGATCCGTGAACGCGGCGCCCTGTCACCGGTCGCCCAGTACGCCCCGTTCTACCTCTGGACGGCGCCCGAGGGCATGAACTCCTTCCTCTGGGGCCCCGGATTCCAGGGCATCGTCGATGACTTCGGGCGCCCCGAGGTCCGGCACTGGACCGGTCTCGCGTACGAGGAGGGGCCCGCGTCCGTCGCCCGTACGGCGGTGCGCGACATCCTGCGACTGCCGCCGTCAGCGGGGCTCCCCGAGCTGATGGACGAGGCGGTACGGGAGACGGAGCGTCTGGCCGGGCTCGACGGCGCGGTGTGCGCGGCGCTGGCCGTGGATCCGCGCCACTGGGAGCTGGTGCGCTTCTCCCTCTGGGACCACGAGTCCCCCACCGCCCCCGGCGACCGCTTCGAGGTGCTGCGACTGTGCGCCCCGCACCGGGCGGAGCTGCCCCGGGGCAGGCAGTGGTGA
- a CDS encoding phosphotriesterase, whose amino-acid sequence MVSTVRTVLGDVPATELGVCDAHDHLFLRSPLLPGQALDDPARAAGTLRDFQRLGGRSVVQWTPYGMGRGARELAALARTTGVHIVAATGLHRAAHYAPELIRRVSGGLAGLFVRELTEGIGTTGVRAGLIKVAGAFHGVDDHARITMTAAAEAHHRTGGAPIAVHLELGTGALDVLDLLCGELGVPAHRVILGHLGRSPDGVVQAQVAREGAFLAFDGPSRATHATDWRLPRELAELADAGYGGQLLLGGDRTVPETPGMPHLLRRLRPRLEHSLGQQLSELILIDNPGRAFSFGPPRDG is encoded by the coding sequence GTGGTGAGCACGGTCCGGACCGTCCTGGGGGACGTACCCGCCACGGAGCTGGGCGTGTGCGACGCGCACGATCATCTGTTCCTGCGCAGTCCGCTGCTCCCGGGACAGGCACTGGACGACCCGGCGCGTGCCGCCGGGACCCTGCGGGACTTCCAACGGCTGGGCGGCCGATCGGTGGTGCAGTGGACGCCGTACGGAATGGGGCGCGGCGCCCGGGAGTTGGCCGCGCTCGCGCGGACCACGGGCGTACACATCGTGGCCGCGACCGGGCTGCACCGAGCGGCGCATTACGCACCGGAGTTGATCCGTCGCGTCAGCGGCGGGCTCGCCGGTCTGTTCGTCCGGGAGCTGACGGAGGGCATCGGTACGACCGGGGTGAGAGCCGGGCTGATCAAGGTCGCGGGCGCCTTCCACGGCGTCGACGACCACGCCCGGATCACCATGACGGCCGCCGCCGAGGCCCACCACCGCACGGGCGGGGCGCCGATCGCCGTCCATCTGGAGCTCGGTACCGGTGCGCTCGACGTACTGGACCTGCTCTGCGGGGAGTTGGGGGTGCCCGCGCACCGCGTGATCCTCGGCCATCTCGGCCGGTCGCCCGACGGTGTCGTGCAGGCCCAGGTGGCGCGGGAGGGCGCGTTCCTGGCGTTCGACGGGCCGTCCCGGGCCACCCATGCGACGGACTGGCGGCTGCCACGGGAGCTGGCGGAGCTCGCCGACGCCGGGTACGGCGGACAGCTGCTCCTCGGCGGGGACAGGACCGTGCCGGAGACACCGGGCATGCCACATCTGCTGCGACGGCTCCGTCCCCGCCTTGAACACTCCCTGGGGCAACAGCTGTCGGAGCTGATACTCATCGACAACCCGGGCCGCGCCTTCTCGTTCGGGCCACCACGGGACGGCTGA
- a CDS encoding ROK family protein has translation MNGKVTTARTKLERGRSALGPALELVHTGRAPTRAVLTSELGVTRATAGAVAAELEALGLIRVDSRPGSAAGSQGRPSHRLAISETGPVALAAQVHSDGFRAALVGLGGRMVATAPGCVAVTADPAQVVGEVVDACARLLRDSGLRCVGAGLAVPSAVAEPEGTALNPLHIAWPAGAQVREIFAACVRDAGIPGPAFTGNDVNLAALAEHRHGAGRGAQHLLCVATGHRGVGGALVLDGRLHTGSSGLALEVGHLTVHPEGRPCHCGGRGCLDVETDPLAFLTTAGRAPGPEESLLKQAGDLLRTEYEDAAVRNAAEALIDRLGLGLAGLVNILNPDRIILGGLHRSLLDADPERLRAVVADRSLWGRSGSVPILPCTLDHNSLVGAAELAWQPVLDDPLAALA, from the coding sequence ATGAACGGCAAGGTGACGACCGCCCGGACGAAGCTGGAGAGAGGCCGCAGCGCGCTGGGGCCCGCCCTGGAACTGGTCCACACCGGACGCGCGCCCACCCGGGCCGTCCTCACGTCCGAGCTGGGCGTCACCCGCGCCACGGCCGGTGCGGTCGCCGCCGAACTGGAAGCACTCGGACTCATCCGCGTCGATTCCCGGCCGGGTTCCGCCGCCGGGTCGCAGGGCCGACCCTCCCACCGGTTGGCGATCAGTGAGACGGGGCCGGTCGCCCTTGCCGCCCAGGTGCACTCCGACGGGTTCCGCGCGGCGCTCGTCGGGCTGGGGGGCCGGATGGTCGCCACCGCGCCGGGATGCGTCGCCGTCACCGCCGACCCGGCGCAGGTCGTCGGCGAGGTCGTGGACGCGTGCGCCCGGCTGCTGCGGGACAGCGGACTGCGTTGCGTGGGCGCGGGTCTCGCCGTGCCCTCCGCGGTCGCCGAACCGGAGGGCACCGCCCTCAACCCGCTGCACATCGCCTGGCCGGCGGGTGCCCAGGTCCGTGAGATCTTCGCCGCCTGCGTACGGGACGCGGGTATCCCGGGGCCCGCGTTCACCGGTAACGACGTCAATCTGGCCGCGCTCGCCGAGCACCGGCACGGCGCGGGCCGCGGCGCCCAGCACCTGCTCTGCGTGGCCACCGGACACCGTGGCGTCGGCGGAGCCCTGGTCCTCGACGGCCGTCTGCACACCGGCAGTTCCGGACTGGCGCTCGAAGTGGGCCATCTGACCGTGCACCCGGAAGGCCGCCCCTGCCACTGTGGCGGACGCGGCTGCCTCGACGTCGAGACCGACCCGCTCGCCTTCCTGACCACCGCGGGACGCGCGCCCGGCCCCGAGGAGTCACTGCTCAAGCAGGCCGGTGATCTGCTCCGTACGGAGTACGAGGACGCGGCCGTCCGCAACGCCGCCGAAGCGCTCATCGACCGGCTCGGCCTCGGACTCGCCGGGCTCGTCAACATCCTGAACCCGGATCGCATCATCCTCGGCGGACTGCACCGGTCCCTCCTCGACGCCGACCCCGAGCGGTTGCGTGCCGTCGTCGCGGACCGCAGCCTGTGGGGGCGCAGCGGCAGTGTTCCGATCCTGCCCTGCACACTCGATCACAACAGCCTGGTCGGCGCGGCCGAACTGGCCTGGCAGCCGGTGCTCGACGACCCGCTCGCCGCGCTCGCCTGA
- a CDS encoding TetR/AcrR family transcriptional regulator: MSTIRGARERARIEVTAAIKEEARRQLMAEGAAKLSLRAVARELGMVSSALYRYFPSRDELLTALIIDAYDAVGEAAEAARAGARSGDSHAARWIAVSRAVRDWALAHPHEYALIYGSPVPGYIAPQDTVGPASRVGLVLIGVLRDAHRGHGLAVPPLAAELRPEAERIAADLAPDLPPAVAAALVAAWAQLFGLISFELFGQFNRVVEARDLLFGQAAAELGRSVGLIDARPGPRAGD, from the coding sequence ATGAGTACGATCCGAGGGGCCCGCGAGCGCGCCCGTATCGAAGTGACCGCAGCCATCAAGGAAGAGGCGCGGAGGCAACTCATGGCCGAGGGCGCCGCGAAGCTCTCGCTCCGGGCCGTCGCCCGTGAGCTGGGCATGGTCTCCTCGGCGCTGTACCGCTACTTCCCCAGCCGGGACGAACTGCTCACCGCGCTCATCATCGACGCGTACGACGCCGTGGGGGAGGCCGCCGAAGCGGCCCGCGCCGGCGCGCGGAGCGGCGACTCGCACGCCGCCCGCTGGATCGCCGTCAGCCGTGCCGTCCGCGACTGGGCCCTCGCGCACCCCCATGAGTACGCCCTGATCTACGGCTCGCCCGTGCCCGGCTACATCGCGCCGCAGGACACCGTCGGTCCCGCCTCCCGGGTCGGCCTCGTCCTCATCGGCGTCCTCCGCGACGCCCACCGCGGTCACGGCCTCGCCGTGCCCCCGCTCGCGGCCGAGTTGCGTCCCGAGGCCGAACGCATCGCCGCGGACCTGGCCCCTGATCTGCCCCCGGCGGTGGCCGCGGCCCTCGTCGCCGCGTGGGCCCAGCTCTTCGGGCTGATCTCCTTCGAGCTGTTCGGTCAGTTCAACCGGGTCGTCGAGGCCCGTGACCTGCTGTTCGGGCAGGCGGCCGCTGAACTGGGCCGGTCCGTCGGGCTGATCGACGCCCGCCCCGGCCCGCGAGCGGGGGACTGA
- a CDS encoding nitroreductase family deazaflavin-dependent oxidoreductase, translating to MSQQPYYLKSSTFNTRMNNVIGRLARHGVSLLGTAELSVRGRKSGQLQRVPVNPHTHEDVQYLVSARGHSQWVRNMRVAGGGELRVGRKVRAFDAAEIPDEERKARVIRAYLERWGWEVDQYFRGVTAKSSDTELLAACADHPVFRITVRA from the coding sequence GTGTCGCAGCAGCCGTATTACCTCAAGAGCAGCACCTTCAACACCCGGATGAACAACGTGATCGGCCGGCTCGCCCGACACGGCGTCAGCCTTCTCGGTACCGCCGAACTCTCCGTGCGTGGCCGGAAGAGCGGGCAGCTCCAGCGCGTGCCGGTGAACCCGCATACGCACGAGGACGTCCAGTACCTGGTTTCGGCGCGCGGCCACTCCCAGTGGGTGCGCAACATGCGGGTGGCGGGCGGCGGCGAACTGCGCGTCGGCCGCAAGGTCCGCGCCTTCGACGCGGCCGAGATCCCGGACGAGGAGCGGAAGGCGCGTGTCATCCGCGCCTATCTGGAGCGGTGGGGCTGGGAGGTCGACCAGTACTTCCGGGGTGTCACCGCCAAGTCCTCCGACACCGAACTGCTCGCGGCCTGCGCGGACCATCCCGTGTTCCGGATCACGGTACGCGCCTGA
- a CDS encoding TetR/AcrR family transcriptional regulator C-terminal domain-containing protein translates to MTNKQAREDRGPRLDPGTVIRAALELLDEKGLDGLSTRAVADRLGVRMNTVLWHVKTKARMLELMADAVVGEAPLDDLPAPWDERVRELARRYRRALLAHRDGATLVVGTYAAEPHTLRLADALVGALLDGGLDERETAWTTWTIIYFVLGLTQEEQAAAGRPLNDRLADAVSGAAHPALHRVLGHLDAESFGERFEFGLSAILARG, encoded by the coding sequence ATGACCAATAAGCAAGCGCGTGAGGACCGCGGCCCGCGGCTGGACCCTGGAACGGTGATTCGTGCAGCGCTTGAACTGCTGGACGAAAAGGGCCTGGACGGCCTGTCCACCCGGGCGGTCGCCGACCGGCTCGGCGTACGGATGAACACCGTGCTGTGGCATGTGAAGACCAAGGCCCGGATGCTGGAGCTGATGGCGGACGCCGTCGTCGGCGAAGCCCCGCTCGACGACCTTCCGGCCCCCTGGGACGAGCGCGTCCGCGAACTGGCCCGCCGGTACCGCCGCGCCCTGCTCGCCCACCGCGACGGCGCCACGCTCGTCGTCGGCACCTACGCCGCCGAACCGCATACCCTGCGTCTCGCTGATGCCCTGGTGGGCGCGTTGCTGGACGGTGGCCTGGACGAGCGTGAGACCGCCTGGACCACGTGGACGATCATCTACTTCGTCCTCGGCCTCACCCAGGAAGAACAGGCGGCGGCGGGCCGGCCCCTGAACGACCGTCTGGCCGACGCGGTTTCCGGGGCGGCCCACCCCGCACTCCACCGCGTCCTCGGCCATCTCGACGCGGAATCATTCGGCGAACGCTTCGAGTTCGGCCTGTCCGCGATCCTCGCGCGAGGGTGA